The following DNA comes from Holophagaceae bacterium.
GCTTTCATGGTTTCGGCCAGTGCGGCTTCCCACTGGACTTCATCGCTCACCTCCAGCTGAACGGCCAGGGCTTGGCCACCCGAGTCCGTGATGCCGTCCGCGAGTTCCGCCACCGCGGGAAAATTCACATCCGCCGCCACGACAACGGCGTCGTCCGCCGAGAACCGCAAGGCCGCCGCATGTCCGATGCCCGAGCCCGCACCCGTGATGAAGACGATTTTTCCATCTGGGCGGGACCGCATCTGCCTTAACCCCAAACCCGTTTTCCACCCATCCAGGTCCCAACGATTTTTCCTTCGAGTTCCCAGCCTTTGAAGGGCGTGTTGTAGCTGCGGCTCTGGATGAAGGCGCGGTCGACTTTCACGGTGTCGTCCAGGTCGGTCAGCGTGAAGTCGGCGGGCGCGCCCACCTTCAGCGAGCCGAGGCCTTTTCGGTCCAGGTGAAAGAGTTTCGCGGGGCCCCAGGTGAGCAGGCTGACGGCCTTCTCCAGAGAGACGACATTTTTCCGCACCAGCAGTTGCAGCGTAAGCGGGAAGGCGGTTTCCAGGCCGATGACGCCGAAGGCCGCGATGGGCAGTTCCACTTCCTTGTCGTCCCAGCCGTGGGGGGCGTGGTCCGTGGCGATGGCGTCCACGGTGCCATCCGCAAGGGCCTCCAGGACCGCATCGAGATCCGCATCGGTGCGCAGGGGCGGATTCATCTTGTAGTCCGAATCGAACTTCATCAATTCCTTGTCGCTGAGGGCGAAGTGGTGGGGGGTCACCTCGCAGGTCACGTTCAGGCCCCGGGCCTTGGCTTCGCGGACCATGCGCAGGGAGCCCGCGGTGCTGAGGTGCGCCAGATGCAGATGGCCGCCCGTGTGCTCCGCCAGCACGAGGTCCCTGGCCACCATGGCTTCTTCCGCGGCGCTGGGAATGCCCAGGCAGCCCAGGGCGGCGCTGACGGCGCCCTGGTGCATGTAGCCTTCGCCCGCGAGGTGCTTGTCCTCTTCGTGGGCCACGATGGGGATGTCCAACCAGGCCGTGTATTCCAGCGCCCGGCGCATGATCTCGGCGTTCATGACCGGCAGGCCGTCATCGCTGAAGGCGACACAGCCAGTGGCCTTCAGCGTTCCG
Coding sequences within:
- a CDS encoding dihydroorotase; translated protein: MSLLVKNARILDPAQKLDVLGSLLVVEGVVRAIGADAGRDPLAASAAEILDADGKLLTPGFIDLHVHFREPGQTRKESIETGSRAAVAGGFTSVCAMANTRPANDSVAITELMLAKANAAGLCRYFPLGAVTKGMEGEELCDFGTLKATGCVAFSDDGLPVMNAEIMRRALEYTAWLDIPIVAHEEDKHLAGEGYMHQGAVSAALGCLGIPSAAEEAMVARDLVLAEHTGGHLHLAHLSTAGSLRMVREAKARGLNVTCEVTPHHFALSDKELMKFDSDYKMNPPLRTDADLDAVLEALADGTVDAIATDHAPHGWDDKEVELPIAAFGVIGLETAFPLTLQLLVRKNVVSLEKAVSLLTWGPAKLFHLDRKGLGSLKVGAPADFTLTDLDDTVKVDRAFIQSRSYNTPFKGWELEGKIVGTWMGGKRVWG